The window CAAAGTTAGATGTGTGGCTTTATTCATACATAAAGAACAAAATGGAACTTGGAGAAAAAATTTATAAGTCTAAAATAGTTGACGATGCACTCCGCATTTTTAAACTAAAAGGAACACGAAAAAGCATTAACGAAATAGAAAAGCGAGTCAAAAAAATAAAATCCAAAATCAAAAAACAAATTGCCAACCGCTAACTCCAGTTGGGTAAAAACGGGTTATAGTTATGTATATCTGGTTTAGATTTTGGCTTATATTAAGGGCATTGTTATCAAACTATATTATCCCATCAAAAAAAACAGGTTACCAAGTTTAACTCATTAGAAAGTTTAACTGGTAAGAAAGTTTAACTGGTAACCATGTTTAACTCGTAAGAAAGTTTACCTTGTAAGAAAGTTTAACTCGTAAGAAAGTTTATCTTGGTTACCAAGATAAACTTGGTTACCAAGCATGCAGTATCTTTATGTAAATTAAAGAAAAATTAGGAGGATGTGAATGAAAGTTTTAGGATTAGACATAGGCTTTGGACACACAAAGTGCTATTCAGAAGGGATTAAATTTAAGTTTCCGACACAACTTGCCTATCCCCCAGATGATCCCAACATGGAAGTGGAGCGAGTAAATGTAGCAGGCAGGGAATACGTAGTTGGAAGAGACACGAAGTATGTAAGCTCCTACAGGATTGAGATTCCAACTGTTATTGAACTTGTTCAGCACGCACCAGTGTTTTTAAAGTATGTGCTTGACAAGTTCGGGAAGTTTGACATAATCGTGACTGGACTCCCACCAAATGCAAAAGCCTACGTTCCTGCTCTTGTTAACAACCTAAAAATTGTAGATGCGGAGATAATAGTGCTACCACAGGGAATTGGAATACTCTATGATGTAGCAAGCACAAAGGACATTGGAGACGATGCAGTGATAATTGACATGGGCTACAACACAGTTG of the Methanofastidiosum sp. genome contains:
- a CDS encoding ParM/StbA family protein; the encoded protein is MKVLGLDIGFGHTKCYSEGIKFKFPTQLAYPPDDPNMEVERVNVAGREYVVGRDTKYVSSYRIEIPTVIELVQHAPVFLKYVLDKFGKFDIIVTGLPPNAKAYVPALVNNLKIVDAEIIVLPQGIGILYDVASTKDIGDDAVIIDMGYNTVDCVVTEKHDDVWKKKRGITLENFGVMKAVEIMREILPERIGVLKNWSASRLLEIFEKGEVSIDGERIDLVPFKNESILRYTEILNSKIKQELKDSFKDISTIVVAGGGAYYVDKKYFGRNVIIPDEPEFSQARGYYVAGLQSNLG